In a single window of the Terriglobus roseus genome:
- a CDS encoding efflux RND transporter permease subunit, translating into MVEFFIRRPIFATVCALLIVLAGAVSIPSIPISLYPQLAPPQVIVSCNYVGANSQTVESAVTFPLETAINGVEGMRYMSSTSSNDGTSSITVTFQTGYDLSIAAVDVQNRVATASGRLPAVVNATGISITKANSNFVFAAGFLSPDKSLSQGFISNYIDVYVKDALKRVPGVGDVVIFGERKYAMRIWLDPARLAARQLTALDVTNALAEQNVEVAAGQLGQPPNDPKQQYSMAVRVVGRLSEPTEFNNIILKNGTGLNGLVLLKDVGHAELGAENYNTDLQFNYGNIGGAAVGLGVQQLSNANALDVDKKCRAVLEELQKSFPPGMKGIIAVDTTTVIGDSIHEVEQTIFEAIIIVIAVIFLFLQDWRSTIIPAVTIPVSLIGTFAFIKIFGFSINSLTLFGITLATGLVVDDAIVVIENVQRHLEEGIGEAHEAASIAMSEVTSAVIATSLVLISVFVPVSFFPGTTGILYKQFSLTIAFSIAISAFNALTLSPALAAILLHRDKQLLPKFFGPVGRLFEKPAGWFELGLKRLIAAYATAVTFVVRWRYAMLVLFLIALGATAYTYTAVPTAFLPQEDQGYALVIVQTPPGASLAYTQEFAARGTALIRQSDDVAATFAVMGFSLSGGSSPNSGIIFVPLKPVDERTKKGPGHDAHSIVTSIGPKLFGVPGGILFMAEPPAIAGIGTVGGFQFMLQDSGRNTFGDIDKVAHQLVAEGYNPQSGLTALNTTFTANDPQVFVTIDREKAKAIGVPLSQVTSALNTYMGSSYVNDFNFNNRSYRVYIQADQQFRRNTHDLRQFYVRADSGDMVPLDNLVRIVETSGPQVISHYNIFRSAEVDGSQAAGLSSGQGLAAMERAFNRHKLQGMTFQWSGLALEEVEAGGKALIIFALGLLVVYLTLSAQYESFALPFIILLAVPMAVLGALALVAARGLVDDVYVQIGLVMLIGLSAKNSILIVEFAEEIRHKGKSIIDSAIEAAELRLRPILMTSVAFILGVMPLYFATGAGALGRHSVGTAIVGGMVLSTVLNLFFIPVLYVLLQTLLTQFGGKKDKRISQPHVAPDHLLPPPHEA; encoded by the coding sequence ATGGTTGAGTTCTTCATCCGCCGGCCCATCTTTGCGACCGTGTGCGCCCTGCTGATCGTGCTGGCAGGCGCCGTGTCCATCCCGTCGATCCCCATCTCGCTCTATCCACAGCTTGCGCCACCGCAGGTGATCGTCTCCTGTAACTACGTCGGCGCGAACTCGCAGACGGTAGAGTCTGCCGTGACCTTCCCGCTCGAGACGGCAATCAACGGCGTCGAAGGCATGCGGTACATGAGCTCGACCAGCTCGAACGACGGTACCTCCTCGATCACGGTGACCTTCCAGACGGGTTATGACCTGTCGATCGCTGCGGTCGACGTACAGAACCGCGTGGCCACTGCCTCCGGCCGCCTGCCCGCTGTTGTGAACGCGACCGGCATCAGCATAACCAAGGCGAACAGCAACTTCGTCTTCGCTGCCGGTTTCCTTTCGCCCGACAAGAGCCTGTCGCAGGGCTTCATCTCCAACTACATCGACGTCTACGTGAAGGATGCGCTCAAGCGCGTCCCCGGCGTGGGTGACGTGGTGATCTTCGGCGAGCGAAAGTATGCCATGCGGATCTGGCTTGATCCAGCACGCCTGGCAGCACGCCAGTTGACCGCGCTGGACGTGACCAATGCGCTGGCAGAACAGAATGTGGAAGTGGCGGCAGGTCAGCTCGGCCAGCCACCCAATGACCCGAAGCAGCAGTACTCCATGGCGGTACGTGTTGTCGGTCGACTCTCAGAGCCCACGGAGTTCAACAACATCATCCTGAAGAACGGCACGGGCCTGAACGGCCTGGTGCTGCTAAAGGACGTTGGACACGCGGAGCTGGGCGCGGAAAACTACAACACCGATCTGCAGTTTAACTATGGCAATATCGGTGGCGCCGCCGTGGGGTTGGGCGTGCAACAGCTCTCCAATGCCAATGCGCTCGACGTGGATAAAAAATGCCGCGCTGTTCTTGAGGAGCTGCAGAAAAGCTTCCCGCCCGGGATGAAGGGCATCATCGCCGTCGACACCACGACCGTCATTGGCGACAGCATTCACGAAGTGGAACAGACCATCTTCGAGGCGATCATTATCGTCATCGCGGTCATCTTCCTCTTCCTGCAGGACTGGCGCTCGACGATCATTCCTGCGGTTACCATCCCTGTCTCGCTGATCGGCACCTTCGCCTTCATCAAGATCTTCGGCTTCTCCATCAACTCGCTCACCTTGTTCGGCATCACGCTGGCAACAGGACTTGTGGTGGATGATGCCATCGTCGTCATCGAAAACGTGCAGCGACACCTGGAAGAAGGCATCGGCGAAGCGCACGAAGCGGCGAGTATCGCCATGTCGGAAGTCACCTCTGCCGTCATCGCGACGTCGCTCGTGCTCATCAGCGTCTTCGTTCCAGTGAGCTTCTTCCCCGGAACGACGGGCATTCTGTACAAGCAGTTTTCCTTAACCATCGCGTTCTCGATTGCCATCTCCGCATTCAACGCACTGACGCTGTCTCCCGCGCTGGCCGCCATCCTTCTGCATCGTGACAAACAGTTGCTGCCGAAGTTCTTCGGCCCCGTTGGCCGGCTGTTTGAAAAGCCCGCTGGCTGGTTTGAGTTGGGCTTGAAGAGACTCATCGCCGCCTATGCGACCGCAGTGACATTTGTGGTCCGCTGGCGCTACGCGATGCTTGTGCTCTTCCTTATAGCGCTTGGCGCAACGGCCTACACCTACACGGCAGTACCCACGGCATTCCTGCCCCAGGAAGATCAGGGCTATGCGCTCGTCATCGTGCAAACGCCTCCGGGCGCTTCACTTGCTTACACGCAGGAATTCGCAGCACGCGGCACCGCCCTGATTCGCCAGAGCGACGATGTTGCCGCGACCTTCGCGGTCATGGGCTTCTCACTCTCAGGTGGATCGTCACCCAACTCCGGCATCATCTTCGTTCCGCTGAAGCCTGTAGACGAACGCACGAAGAAGGGGCCCGGCCACGACGCGCACAGCATTGTGACGTCGATCGGGCCAAAGCTCTTCGGCGTTCCCGGAGGCATTCTCTTCATGGCGGAACCGCCGGCGATTGCAGGCATCGGCACCGTCGGTGGCTTCCAGTTCATGCTGCAGGACAGTGGCCGTAATACTTTCGGTGACATTGATAAGGTGGCCCATCAACTGGTGGCCGAGGGCTATAACCCGCAGTCTGGCCTGACCGCGCTGAACACAACCTTCACGGCGAACGATCCCCAGGTCTTCGTCACAATCGACCGCGAGAAGGCAAAGGCGATCGGCGTTCCGCTGTCTCAGGTGACCTCTGCTCTGAACACTTACATGGGTTCGAGCTATGTGAATGACTTCAACTTCAACAACCGGTCGTACCGCGTCTACATCCAGGCGGATCAACAGTTCCGTCGCAACACGCATGACCTGCGCCAGTTCTATGTCCGTGCCGATTCGGGCGACATGGTCCCGCTGGATAACCTCGTTCGCATCGTCGAGACAAGCGGTCCGCAGGTCATCAGCCACTACAACATCTTCCGTTCCGCCGAGGTCGATGGATCGCAGGCAGCCGGCCTTTCGTCGGGCCAGGGTCTCGCGGCGATGGAGCGTGCCTTCAACCGGCACAAGCTGCAGGGCATGACCTTCCAATGGAGTGGTCTTGCTCTGGAAGAAGTTGAAGCCGGTGGCAAGGCGCTCATCATCTTCGCGCTTGGTCTGCTGGTGGTGTATCTCACACTCTCCGCGCAGTATGAGAGCTTTGCCCTGCCGTTCATCATCCTGCTTGCGGTGCCCATGGCCGTGCTGGGAGCGCTCGCGCTGGTAGCCGCCCGTGGGCTGGTGGATGACGTCTATGTGCAGATCGGTCTCGTCATGCTGATCGGCCTGTCCGCAAAGAACTCGATCCTGATCGTGGAGTTCGCGGAAGAGATCCGGCACAAGGGCAAGAGCATCATTGACTCCGCAATCGAAGCCGCCGAGCTTCGTCTGCGGCCCATCCTGATGACCAGTGTAGCCTTCATCCTGGGCGTGATGCCGCTGTACTTTGCGACGGGGGCAGGCGCGCTCGGACGACACTCCGTGGGCACGGCCATCGTTGGTGGCATGGTCCTGTCGACTGTGCTAAATCTGTTCTTCATCCCCGTGCTGTACGTCTTGCTGCAGACGCTGCTGACCCAGTTCGGCGGCAAGAAGGACAAGCGTATCTCCCAACCGCACGTCGCGCCGGACCATCTGCTGCCACCTCCGCACGAGGCATAA
- a CDS encoding efflux RND transporter periplasmic adaptor subunit, whose translation MFRTIRFPEVAADLRPETPCAKRALTAAAGALLVLLVAGCTKAAPAAPAAPQAMPVATMPVSLGDVPQRDSYVATIKSRRTTTLQPQVDGRITRILVRSGQAVKAGDLLMQIDPLKQQAAVNQGVATEFQQKAQLQYNQADLARQKALFEAGVISKQAYEQSTQGFGTSTGAYNAAVASTATQREQLAYYQIRAPFAGIVGDVPVHQGDYVSATTVLTTVDEDRDLEAYIYVPTERSSLVHAGLPVELLDTAGNTLTKTKLNFVSPQVDNGTQSILAKAPVSAAGNLRNQQIVNARITWDSKPGATVPILAVTRIGGAAFVYLATASSNGFTAHLTSVTLGDPVGNSYPVLTGLKPGDRVIVSGVQMLQEGAPVKPL comes from the coding sequence GTGTTCCGAACGATTCGATTTCCCGAAGTTGCCGCTGATCTGCGCCCCGAAACGCCTTGCGCAAAGCGCGCTTTGACTGCCGCAGCCGGAGCCTTGCTAGTGCTGCTGGTGGCCGGCTGCACCAAGGCCGCGCCCGCCGCCCCGGCGGCTCCCCAGGCGATGCCGGTGGCGACGATGCCGGTTTCGCTCGGCGACGTACCGCAACGCGACAGCTACGTTGCCACCATTAAGAGCCGCCGAACCACCACGCTGCAGCCGCAGGTCGATGGCCGGATCACACGCATCCTCGTGCGCAGCGGACAGGCGGTAAAGGCAGGCGATCTGCTGATGCAGATCGATCCGTTGAAACAGCAGGCCGCAGTCAACCAGGGTGTTGCAACAGAGTTTCAGCAGAAGGCTCAGTTGCAGTACAACCAGGCTGACCTGGCGCGGCAGAAAGCTCTGTTCGAAGCAGGCGTGATCTCGAAGCAGGCGTACGAGCAATCCACGCAGGGCTTCGGCACGTCCACCGGCGCCTACAACGCCGCTGTTGCCTCCACAGCAACGCAGCGCGAGCAGCTGGCGTACTACCAGATCCGTGCTCCTTTCGCCGGCATCGTGGGTGATGTGCCGGTGCACCAGGGCGACTACGTCTCGGCGACCACCGTGCTCACGACGGTCGATGAAGACCGCGATCTGGAGGCCTACATTTACGTCCCGACCGAGCGCTCCTCGCTCGTGCACGCTGGTCTGCCCGTAGAGCTTCTCGACACCGCGGGCAACACGCTGACGAAGACAAAGCTGAACTTCGTCTCGCCGCAGGTTGACAACGGCACGCAGAGCATACTTGCGAAGGCACCGGTCTCCGCCGCCGGCAACTTGCGTAACCAGCAGATCGTGAACGCGCGGATCACGTGGGATAGCAAGCCCGGTGCGACCGTGCCGATCCTTGCCGTTACGCGTATCGGTGGCGCGGCTTTTGTCTATTTGGCAACGGCGAGCAGCAACGGCTTCACAGCACACCTCACCTCGGTGACGTTGGGTGACCCCGTGGGCAACAGCTACCCCGTCCTGACAGGATTGAAACCGGGCGACCGTGTCATCGTCTCCGGTGTGCAGATGCTGCAGGAAGGCGCGCCCGTCAAGCCGCTCTAA
- a CDS encoding c-type cytochrome, with product MKRKPVLAVLMLSVTASLPAAPHQSLAQAAPTLEMQYIPADALPAWAYPTISPALRNAGGTASQPAKDEPRHVPGSAATYTGRQIPDLFTVPDWFPQEHAPMPASVADGRKPDVPSCGHCHLPNGLGRPENASVAGLSERYILEQMEDFKAGARKSSDPRMASVAWMIRLSKNITPEEAKSAAAYFAGLKLTKWIRVVETDRVPLTEVDNLMLVVTDPKKMEPIGNRVIEVSEDFEQTELRNPHSGFIAYVPKGSLMRGRHLVRTASAAAPACTQCHGANLKGTTVAPPIAGRSPSQMTRQLIDFQRGNRNGAGAAMMKASVAKLTTADMVAITGYLASLQP from the coding sequence GTGAAACGCAAGCCGGTCCTCGCCGTTCTAATGCTCTCCGTGACGGCGTCGCTGCCTGCTGCCCCACACCAATCCCTCGCACAGGCTGCTCCCACTTTAGAGATGCAGTACATACCGGCGGACGCGTTGCCAGCGTGGGCCTATCCAACTATCTCGCCAGCCCTGCGCAATGCCGGTGGGACTGCGTCCCAACCCGCGAAGGATGAGCCAAGGCACGTCCCCGGTAGCGCAGCGACTTACACCGGCAGGCAGATCCCCGACCTGTTCACGGTTCCGGACTGGTTCCCTCAGGAGCACGCACCCATGCCGGCGTCGGTCGCCGATGGTCGCAAACCCGATGTTCCCTCGTGCGGCCACTGCCATCTGCCCAACGGCCTCGGCCGACCGGAGAATGCGAGTGTCGCAGGCCTGAGCGAGCGCTACATTCTGGAGCAGATGGAAGACTTTAAGGCCGGTGCTCGCAAGAGCTCCGATCCGCGCATGGCTTCGGTCGCATGGATGATTCGTCTGAGTAAGAACATCACGCCGGAAGAGGCGAAGTCGGCAGCCGCATACTTTGCCGGCCTGAAGTTGACGAAATGGATCCGTGTGGTTGAAACCGACCGGGTGCCACTGACAGAGGTCGACAACCTGATGCTCGTCGTCACCGATCCGAAGAAGATGGAGCCGATTGGTAATCGGGTCATAGAGGTCTCTGAGGACTTCGAACAGACTGAATTGCGCAATCCCCACTCCGGCTTTATCGCATATGTCCCAAAGGGAAGTCTCATGCGCGGCAGACACCTGGTTAGGACGGCCAGCGCCGCCGCCCCGGCGTGCACCCAATGCCACGGAGCAAATCTGAAGGGAACTACCGTCGCGCCGCCCATCGCGGGACGTTCCCCCAGCCAGATGACGCGGCAGTTGATCGACTTCCAGCGCGGCAACCGGAACGGAGCGGGCGCGGCGATGATGAAGGCTTCCGTCGCGAAGCTCACGACAGCGGACATGGTCGCGATCACCGGCTACCTGGCATCGCTGCAACCGTAG
- a CDS encoding transcriptional regulator yields MRDNEAVPLTPKALQVLLVLVRRNKELVTKEELLQAVWPDTFVEENNLSRNVFLLRKAMGGSAQDHQYIITVPGRGYRFAEDVRFARTEEADLVAPGDLTEKGQSRRSWPWGWITAGLFLLSVVAVFSFRQLSRRSFVLTEKDTVVLADFGNSTGDAVFDGTLRQGLAIQLEQSPYLRIMDDAQVQREQRLMNLPPDSRISNQVARDVCVRAGAAATIEGAISSLGKSYVLNLRAITCRDGSTLAREQIQAADKDHVLNALSSATSSLRRKLGESRKSLEQLNQPLEQATTASLNALQNYSAGLAVMNRGHFLSAVPMLDRALAIDPNFAMASYYLAIAYEQAGDLERCVLYANQAFRRVDHVSEPERIEITAYYYRSTGELEKEIDAYQQAIRTYPGRWGFHLQLSLTYIDLGQFEEGLREAEESIRLQPDVEPPYRRLLDAYLCLDRFSQAHKVADEVRKRGLDGPRIHQRYLELAFAEKDDQGIAREIRWFSGKREEYLSLGLQAANLNVQGRRSESHKQYLHAAEAALHQGFRYVSDEFLEADARADALSGRCETAHSLGRPGVALAMCGETARAEKLVAETSKTSPNATLWNAVSRPEVEALNAIFRNQPDRGVELMASATPYERAYPDAVYVRGLAYLRMQRGREAAAEFQKIADHKGASWGATWIHPNWGQYYALSYLGMARGYAMTGNTVRAKEAFHNLLALWKNADPELPVLKQALAESNKLNGLPALDH; encoded by the coding sequence CTGCGCGACAACGAAGCCGTTCCACTTACTCCCAAGGCGTTGCAGGTACTTCTTGTGCTGGTACGCCGCAACAAGGAACTGGTCACAAAAGAAGAACTGCTGCAGGCCGTATGGCCGGACACGTTCGTCGAAGAGAACAATCTAAGCCGGAACGTTTTTCTGCTGCGCAAGGCAATGGGTGGAAGTGCGCAGGACCACCAATACATCATCACCGTACCGGGCCGCGGCTATCGCTTCGCGGAAGATGTGCGGTTTGCGCGTACGGAGGAGGCAGACCTCGTCGCCCCGGGCGATCTTACAGAGAAAGGCCAATCCAGAAGATCCTGGCCGTGGGGATGGATCACGGCCGGATTGTTTCTGCTTTCTGTTGTCGCTGTTTTCAGCTTCCGGCAGCTATCACGTCGCTCCTTTGTCCTCACGGAAAAGGACACCGTAGTGTTGGCTGATTTTGGGAATTCAACGGGGGATGCGGTCTTCGATGGCACCCTGCGCCAGGGGCTGGCGATTCAACTGGAGCAATCGCCCTACCTGAGGATCATGGACGACGCGCAGGTACAGCGGGAGCAGCGCCTGATGAATCTACCGCCGGATTCCCGTATCAGCAACCAGGTGGCCCGTGATGTTTGCGTCCGTGCAGGTGCTGCTGCCACCATTGAAGGCGCGATTTCCAGCCTCGGTAAGAGTTATGTACTGAACCTTCGCGCGATCACCTGCCGCGACGGTTCGACGCTTGCCCGCGAGCAGATCCAGGCTGCGGATAAAGACCATGTGCTGAATGCATTGAGTAGCGCAACCAGCTCACTGCGCCGCAAGCTGGGTGAATCGCGGAAGTCGCTCGAGCAATTGAACCAGCCGTTGGAGCAGGCAACCACGGCTTCTCTGAATGCTCTCCAGAACTACTCCGCCGGCCTGGCTGTCATGAACCGCGGTCATTTCCTCTCCGCTGTACCCATGCTTGATCGCGCCCTCGCAATCGACCCGAATTTTGCGATGGCATCCTACTACCTGGCGATCGCTTATGAGCAAGCCGGCGATTTGGAGCGATGCGTCTTGTATGCGAACCAGGCCTTTCGCAGGGTTGATCACGTGTCCGAGCCGGAGAGGATCGAGATCACGGCGTACTACTACCGATCCACCGGGGAACTGGAGAAGGAGATCGACGCATACCAACAGGCGATCCGCACGTACCCGGGCAGGTGGGGTTTCCACCTGCAGCTAAGCCTTACTTACATCGACCTTGGCCAGTTTGAAGAAGGTCTGCGAGAGGCCGAGGAGTCGATCCGACTGCAACCCGATGTGGAGCCTCCTTACCGCCGTCTGCTGGATGCCTATCTATGCCTGGATCGTTTTTCTCAAGCGCATAAGGTAGCGGACGAAGTTCGGAAGCGCGGGCTTGATGGCCCACGCATCCACCAGCGCTACCTGGAGCTTGCCTTCGCGGAGAAGGATGATCAGGGCATCGCCCGGGAGATTCGGTGGTTTTCCGGCAAGCGGGAGGAGTACCTAAGCCTCGGACTGCAGGCGGCCAATCTGAACGTCCAGGGTCGGCGAAGCGAGTCGCATAAGCAGTATCTGCATGCCGCGGAAGCAGCCCTTCACCAGGGATTTCGCTATGTGTCGGACGAGTTTCTGGAAGCGGACGCGCGGGCAGATGCGTTGTCTGGCCGATGCGAGACGGCTCATTCGCTCGGACGCCCCGGGGTTGCACTGGCGATGTGTGGTGAGACAGCACGCGCGGAGAAGCTCGTCGCGGAGACCTCAAAGACGTCGCCAAACGCGACCCTATGGAACGCGGTCAGTCGGCCTGAGGTTGAAGCCCTGAACGCGATCTTCCGCAATCAACCCGACAGAGGCGTCGAACTTATGGCATCTGCGACGCCCTATGAACGCGCCTACCCGGACGCGGTCTACGTGCGAGGGCTGGCGTATCTGAGGATGCAGCGGGGGAGGGAAGCAGCCGCCGAATTTCAGAAGATCGCTGATCATAAGGGGGCCAGTTGGGGCGCCACCTGGATCCATCCGAATTGGGGACAGTACTATGCCTTGTCCTACCTGGGAATGGCACGCGGTTACGCGATGACGGGCAACACCGTGAGAGCGAAGGAGGCCTTCCACAACCTCCTGGCGTTATGGAAAAACGCCGATCCTGAGTTACCGGTACTGAAGCAGGCTTTGGCGGAATCGAATAAGCTCAATGGCTTGCCCGCTCTGGATCATTGA
- a CDS encoding sensor histidine kinase, translating into MGSAVITNPADDALLGDDYLYAQLAPERPTDPSDIVAALRRIKTLDPLSQEEIEWLARNGTERMAHDGTLVFHGGSPVHHMTILLRGEIHVRRNTGPVSFFIGRSGLVTGKLPFSRMKTFGGDGYAVGELWTLDFDESTFPTLLAAVPALTQIIVSTLLDRTREVTRMEQQAEKLNALGKLAANLSHELNNPASAARSAANNLWTELRHYGDQKFKLGSLCFTAETKQAYGEWIQSVRDLLQPNGRPWRADALEISSREDMLMQWLKQKGVEDGWRIAPVLAETQIDLPQLERLATVIQGEALAVSLGAFASALQAERMTDAVIDSTRRIFELITAIKDYSYMDQAPIQEIDLGQALDNTMTMLNSRLGSVEVRREYAADLPLISGYGGELNQVWTALLENALDAMALCADKQKSVLTLRTCLSGATVLVEVCDNGPGIPEEIRSRIFEPFFTTKAVGQALGLGLDTANRLVTKHKGQLSVLSKPGETCIQVRLPIEQTGAY; encoded by the coding sequence ATGGGATCAGCAGTGATCACCAACCCGGCCGACGACGCCCTTCTGGGCGATGACTACCTGTATGCGCAGCTCGCCCCCGAGCGGCCCACCGATCCATCTGACATCGTGGCTGCCCTGCGCCGTATCAAGACACTGGATCCGCTAAGCCAGGAAGAGATCGAGTGGCTGGCCAGAAATGGCACCGAGCGCATGGCGCACGACGGAACGCTGGTCTTCCATGGCGGTTCGCCCGTGCACCACATGACGATCCTGCTGCGCGGCGAGATTCATGTGCGGCGTAATACCGGCCCGGTCTCGTTCTTTATCGGGCGCAGCGGCCTGGTGACCGGTAAGCTGCCCTTCAGCAGGATGAAGACCTTCGGCGGCGACGGCTATGCCGTCGGCGAGCTGTGGACACTGGACTTCGATGAGAGCACTTTCCCGACACTGCTGGCCGCCGTTCCCGCGTTGACCCAGATCATCGTGTCCACGCTGCTGGATCGTACTCGCGAAGTCACGCGCATGGAGCAGCAGGCTGAAAAGCTGAACGCGCTCGGCAAGCTGGCCGCCAATCTTTCCCACGAATTGAACAACCCCGCCAGCGCTGCACGCAGCGCGGCCAACAATCTTTGGACAGAGCTGCGCCACTACGGCGATCAGAAGTTCAAGCTCGGCTCATTGTGTTTTACTGCGGAAACGAAGCAGGCCTATGGCGAGTGGATCCAATCGGTGCGCGACCTGCTGCAGCCGAACGGCCGCCCCTGGAGAGCTGATGCCCTCGAGATCTCCTCGCGCGAAGACATGCTGATGCAGTGGCTGAAGCAAAAAGGCGTCGAAGACGGCTGGCGGATTGCACCGGTGCTTGCCGAGACCCAAATCGATCTGCCCCAGTTGGAACGCCTGGCAACCGTAATCCAGGGTGAAGCGTTGGCCGTGTCGCTGGGTGCCTTCGCCAGTGCGCTGCAGGCCGAACGCATGACCGATGCAGTAATCGACAGCACACGCCGCATCTTCGAACTCATCACGGCCATCAAGGATTACTCGTACATGGACCAGGCGCCGATCCAGGAGATTGACCTGGGGCAGGCGCTCGATAACACCATGACCATGCTGAATTCGCGGCTGGGCTCAGTCGAAGTTCGCCGTGAATACGCGGCCGATCTGCCGCTGATCTCAGGCTACGGCGGCGAGCTGAACCAGGTATGGACTGCCCTGCTGGAAAACGCACTGGATGCCATGGCACTGTGCGCGGACAAGCAGAAGTCCGTGTTGACGCTGCGCACCTGCCTTTCCGGTGCGACAGTACTGGTGGAGGTCTGTGACAACGGCCCCGGAATCCCGGAGGAGATCCGTTCACGGATCTTCGAGCCGTTCTTCACGACGAAAGCCGTGGGACAGGCACTGGGTCTCGGTCTGGATACTGCGAACCGGCTGGTGACGAAACACAAGGGGCAGTTGAGCGTTCTCAGCAAACCCGGCGAAACCTGCATCCAGGTGCGCCTGCCTATCGAACAGACCGGCGCTTACTAA
- a CDS encoding DUF4174 domain-containing protein, protein MKTSASALLVGATVVAATAQQAPQDLLTALHHLARPVLIFAGAGDVRATEQYAALLKHADASHDRQVHVILVTASPIAHVEGGEDPATSVATPAEQEALRKRFHVKPDAFSVILVGKDGGEKMRSDKPIPWETLASTIDAMPMRQTEIRAKAR, encoded by the coding sequence ATGAAAACATCCGCGTCTGCCCTGCTGGTGGGTGCAACTGTTGTTGCTGCAACCGCACAACAGGCACCCCAGGACCTGTTGACGGCATTGCACCACCTTGCGCGGCCAGTTCTGATCTTCGCCGGTGCAGGAGACGTACGCGCTACGGAACAGTACGCGGCCCTGCTGAAGCATGCGGATGCCAGTCACGATCGGCAGGTCCACGTGATTCTGGTCACGGCGTCGCCGATCGCTCACGTCGAGGGTGGCGAGGATCCGGCTACTTCCGTCGCAACACCTGCGGAACAGGAGGCGCTGCGGAAACGTTTTCATGTGAAGCCGGACGCGTTCTCCGTGATTCTGGTGGGTAAGGATGGCGGCGAAAAGATGCGGTCGGACAAACCCATTCCGTGGGAGACTTTGGCCTCCACAATAGACGCCATGCCTATGCGCCAGACGGAGATACGCGCAAAAGCTCGATGA
- a CDS encoding zinc-dependent alcohol dehydrogenase family protein translates to MQAKALRLSGDTGIDALTFDTYDVPVPGPQEVLVRMRAVSLNQRDLMIAEGRYGATLEEPRILGSDGAGDVVAVGNDVTAFKPGDRVVAGFFRDWIDGELTFDASGTALGGGIDGTLTTNMLMPEHALVRIPEALTYEDAATLPCAAVTAWHALASTDAIGPDDTVLLLGTGGVSVVALQIAKMRGAKTIITSSSDEKLTRAKALGADETINYKTTPDWDKRVRELTGKRGVTHVVETGGGATLAQSLGSCAMHAQVSIIGLISGVEATIDLRQILGRCVRVQGIYVGSIAMLREVAEAMAAAGEHAVIDETFSFADAKDAFRSLKAAEHFGKIVITFP, encoded by the coding sequence ATGCAAGCGAAAGCGCTTCGACTCTCCGGCGATACTGGCATCGATGCCCTCACATTTGATACCTACGACGTTCCCGTCCCCGGCCCGCAAGAGGTACTGGTGCGGATGCGTGCAGTGTCACTGAACCAGCGCGATCTGATGATTGCGGAGGGACGCTATGGCGCGACTCTGGAGGAGCCGCGCATCCTGGGTTCGGACGGTGCAGGCGATGTGGTCGCGGTTGGCAACGACGTTACGGCCTTCAAGCCGGGCGACCGGGTTGTAGCAGGCTTCTTTCGCGACTGGATCGATGGAGAACTTACGTTCGACGCCTCCGGCACTGCCCTGGGTGGCGGTATCGATGGCACGCTGACCACAAACATGCTGATGCCGGAGCACGCGCTCGTCCGCATCCCGGAAGCGCTGACATATGAAGACGCTGCGACGCTTCCCTGCGCTGCCGTCACGGCATGGCATGCGCTGGCAAGCACCGATGCCATCGGGCCGGACGATACCGTCCTTCTGCTGGGCACAGGCGGCGTCAGCGTTGTGGCGCTGCAGATTGCGAAGATGCGCGGCGCGAAGACCATCATCACCAGCAGCTCGGATGAGAAGCTGACACGCGCCAAGGCGTTGGGCGCGGACGAGACCATCAACTACAAGACCACGCCGGACTGGGACAAGCGCGTCCGCGAACTGACAGGTAAGCGCGGCGTGACCCATGTGGTGGAAACCGGCGGTGGAGCGACGCTTGCCCAATCTCTGGGCTCATGCGCCATGCACGCGCAGGTCAGCATCATCGGCCTGATCAGCGGCGTAGAGGCGACGATTGATCTGCGGCAGATTCTGGGCCGCTGCGTTCGCGTTCAGGGCATCTACGTTGGCTCCATCGCGATGCTGCGCGAGGTTGCAGAAGCGATGGCTGCCGCGGGCGAGCATGCCGTCATTGACGAGACCTTCTCATTTGCAGACGCGAAGGATGCGTTCCGTTCTTTGAAGGCAGCGGAACACTTCGGCAAGATTGTGATTACGTTTCCGTAG